The following coding sequences lie in one Rutidosis leptorrhynchoides isolate AG116_Rl617_1_P2 chromosome 4, CSIRO_AGI_Rlap_v1, whole genome shotgun sequence genomic window:
- the LOC139903968 gene encoding mannosyl-oligosaccharide 1,2-alpha-mannosidase MNS1-like: MARSSRSSSSIRWRYLNPAYYLKRPKRLALLFMAFVFVSFFVWDRQTIVMKHEEELSILKEEVERLQNELGELKHEGGVSVTKNNASTKHVDVTKKGGLASDPIEAERREKVKDAMVHAWSSYEKYAWGHDELQPQSKNGVDSFGGLGATLIDSLDTLYIMGLDEQFQRAKEWVADSLDFNKNYDASVFETTIRVVGGLLSAYDLSGENVFLEKAKDIADRLLPAWSTPSGIPYNIINLAHGNAHNPGWTGGDSILADSGTEQLEFIALSQRTGDPKYQQKVENVILELNKTFPADGLLPIYINPHRGTTSHSTITFGAMGDSFYEYLLKVWIQGNKTADVKLYREMWETSMKGLLSLVRKTAPSSFTYISEKIGNSLIDKMDELACFAPGMIALGSSGYGPDESTKFLNLAEELAWTCYNFYQSTPTKLAGENYFFHSGQDMTVGTSWNILRPETVESLFYLWRLTGNKTYQEWGWNIFQAFEKNSRVEAGYVGLKDVNTGMKDNMMQSFFLAETLKYLYLLFSPPSVISLDEWVFNTEAHPLKIVPRLTQRKPNNVRVRARKEGRFGGSRI; the protein is encoded by the exons ATGGCGAGGAGCAGCAGATCGTCATCGTCGATCCGATGGAGATACTTGAATCCCGCTTATTACTTGAAACGACCAAAACGACTTGCCCTACTTTTTATGGCATTTGTTTTTGTGTCCTTTTTTGTATGGGATCGGCAAACTATTGTAATGAAACATGAG GAAGAGCTCTCAATTTTGAAAGAAGAAGTCGAACGTTTGCAAAATGAG CTAGGAGAGTTAAAGCACGAAGGTGGCGTTTCAGTTACAAAGAACAATGCTTCCACCAAACACGTTGATGTAACTAAGAAGGGTGGTCTTGCCAGCGACCCCATTGAGGCCGAACGAAGAGAAAAAGTAAAAGATGCTATGGTTCATGCATGGAGCTCGTATGAAAAGTATGCTTGGGGCCATGATGAGCTTCAG CCTCAATCAAAGAATGGTGTGGATAGCTTTGGTGGTCTTGGTGCAACTTTAATTGACTCTCTTGATACCTTATATATAATGGGCCTGGATGAGCAGTTTCAAAGGGCTAAAGA GTGGGTTGCAGACTCTTTGGACTTCAATAAAAATTATGATGCCAGTGTGTTTGAAACGACCATAAG AGTTGTGGGTGGGCTTCTTAGTGCCTACGATCTATCTGGGGAAAATGTCTTCCTTGAAAAGGCAAAAGACATAGCTGACAGGTTGCTCCCTGCATGGAGTACACCTTCTGGTATACCTTACAATATCATCAACTTGGCTCATGGTAATGCACACAACCCTGGTTGGACTGGG GGGGATAGTATCCTGGCAGATTCAGGGACAGAGCAGCTGGAGTTTATTGCACTATCCCAGCGGACTGGAGATCCAAAGTATCAACAAAAG GTAGAGAATGTTATTTTAGAGCTGAATAAGACATTTCCTGCTGATGGGTTGCTACCCATTTATATAAATCCACACAGAGGAACAACATCACATTCAACCATTACTTTTGGGGCCATGGGTGATAG TTTCTATGAGTATCTACTTAAAGTTTGGATACAAGGGAACAAAACCGCAGATGTGAAGCTTTATAG AGAAATGTGGGAGACATCAATGAAAGGGCTATTGAGTTTGGTCCGTAAAACTGCACCTTCGTCTTTTACATATATTTCCGAGAAGATAGGAAATTCTTTAATTGACAAG ATGGATGAGCTAGCATGCTTTGCTCCAGGAATGATAGCATTAGGGTCATCTGGTTATGGTCCTGATGAATCAACAAAGTTTTTAAATTTGGCAGAAGAG CTTGCTTGGACATGTTATAACTTCTATCAGTCGACACCTACAAAGTTGGCCGGAGAGAATTATTTTTTCCATTCAGGGCAG GACATGACTGTGGGTACATCATGGAACATATTGAGGCCAGAGACAGTTGAGTCGCTCTTTTACCTATGGCGTTTGACTGGTAATAAGACGTATCAAGAATGGGGATGGAACATATTTCAAGCATTTGAAAAGAATTCGCGTGTAGAGGCGGGATATGTTGGACTTAAGGAT GTTAATACAGGTATGAAAGACAATATGATGCAAAGCTTCTTTCTCGCAGAAACGTTAAAATATTTGTATCTTCTATTCTCGCCTCCATCAGTTATATCATTGGACGAGTGGGTATTCAATACAGAAGCTCATCCTTTAAAAATCGTCCCTCGACTTACTCAACGTAAACCTAATAACGTTAGAGTACGTGCTAGGAAAGAAGGTCGTTTTGGTGGTTCTAGGATCTAG